The following are from one region of the Paenibacillus sp. JZ16 genome:
- a CDS encoding RNA polymerase sigma factor, whose translation MDEPAFHQIVADVLKGEIDKYELIMNRCNKAIFNYCYHMLGDYAEAEDCTQEAFLKAYRNLSKFEPDKPFEAWLYSIACNQCIDYLRKRKLSRFLPFLYQKDQDNRHVDQVIEHKYYNPSVLRALARLTAEERSLLILRCVEDKSYQEISLILKHNTTYLRKKYERAAAKFRKHYAMAEGEETNEQGQRSGPETTLSKG comes from the coding sequence TTGGATGAACCAGCATTCCATCAGATCGTTGCTGATGTTTTGAAGGGAGAGATCGACAAATATGAGCTGATCATGAACCGTTGCAATAAAGCCATCTTCAACTATTGCTATCACATGCTTGGCGACTATGCCGAAGCCGAAGATTGCACCCAGGAAGCTTTTCTGAAAGCTTACCGCAATCTATCTAAATTCGAACCGGACAAGCCCTTCGAAGCCTGGCTGTACAGCATCGCCTGCAACCAGTGCATCGACTACCTCCGCAAGCGAAAGCTATCCCGATTCCTCCCCTTTCTGTATCAGAAGGATCAGGATAACCGGCATGTCGATCAGGTCATCGAGCACAAATACTACAATCCATCCGTGCTCCGGGCGCTGGCCAGGCTGACCGCCGAGGAACGAAGCCTGCTCATCCTGCGCTGTGTCGAGGACAAGAGCTATCAAGAGATCAGCCTGATTTTGAAACACAACACGACCTATCTCAGGAAAAAATATGAGCGGGCCGCAGCCAAGTTCCGCAAACATTACGCCATGGCAGAGGGGGAAGAAACGAATGAGCAAGGACAACGATCAGGACCTGAAACCACTCTTTCAAAGGGTTGA